The genomic stretch TGATCACCGTACCACTGCTGGTAGACATCAAGGCTGTCGAAGCGAAAATCTGCGCCCAGGTCAACGACCCGAAGGCCCGCAGCCAACAGCCCTGAGACCAACGGCCCCGAACTGCCGTGCGGAAGCGCTACGAAAGCCAACTCGGCATTGCCCACTATGTTGTCGACACTGGCCGACACCAGTTCGAGTTCCAGGCCGGCGAGGCCGGGGTGGACAGAGGCCAGCGGAGAGCCGGCGTCCTGTTCTGAAGTAACGGTAGTGACCTCGACACCGGGGTGGGCGGCCAGCAGGCGCAGCAACTCTGCACCCGCGTAGCCGGTCGCACCCACGACGGCCACCCGGACACGGGTTGCTGCTGTCATGGTCCCGCTACCTCTTGGAGAATTGAGGCCGTTTACGAGCCTTGTGATGACCGTATTTCTTTCGCTCCACCTCACGTGCATCGCGCGTGAGATAGCCGGCCTTCTTCAGCGCCGGCCTCAGGTCGGGCTGCAATTCGATAAGCGCGCGGCTGACCGCGTGCCGCACGGCCGAAGCCTGGGCCGAAACCCCTCCGCCTCGAACCCTCACAGAGAGATCGTAGGAACCGGCCGTACCGGTGAGCTCAAAGGGTTGGGCAATGATCATTCGGGCAGTGGGCCTGGGAAAGTAGTCCTCCTGCGTTCGCTGGTTGACCGTGACCTTGCCATCGCCCGCAACCAGTGACACTCGCGCGACAGCGCTCTTGCGCCTGCCGGTTGCCTCGTTAGCAGGCGATACTGCCTTCCTCTTGCCGCTGTCGGCAGACCCGCTGTCTGCTGCTGCAGCGCCCCGGGCCCGTAAAGTCTTTCCAATTATAGCCATCTATTACTCCGCTTATTCTCTCGTTGCCCTGTCAGGAGCACTTATCGCAGCACCGCTTCGAAGCCCGCGAAGCCTCTTCAAACTGGCAACTGCTCCGGTGCCTGGGCCACGTGGGGGTGCTCTTCACCCGCGTAGATCTTTAACTTTAGCGCCAACCTACGACCAAGCCTGCCCGGGGGCAACATTCCTACCACCGCCTTCTCTATTACCTGCTCGGGGCGGGTCTCGAGCAGCCGGCCGGCCGTGGTCTCGGTTATGCCTCCGGGAAAGCCGCTGTGCCGGTAGTACTTTTTGCCTTGGAGCTTATTGCCAGTGAGCACCACTTTGCTCGCGTTGGTCACGACTACGAAGTCCCCGCAATCCACGTGGGGCGTAAAAGCCGGGTTGTGTTTTCCCCTGAGCACGTGGGCGATCCTGGTCGCGAGGCGACCTAGAACCAGGCCCTCCGCGTCCACGACGTACCACTTACGCGCATCGCGTGCCTCTTCTACTGACAGGCTTCTGGTGACCTTCTGCATACTTGGCTCCCGTACATGACGGGACTCCTCAATTTCTCGTAGCTCAATTCCTCACGACCGACCACAGTCAGCCAAAATAACAAATGGCGGGGCCGACGAGACTCGAACTCGCGACCTCCGGCGTGACAGGCCGGCATTCTAACCAGCTGAACTACGGCCCCACCGCGCGCTGACAGGGCCAACGCGGTCTGCTTGGGTAACAGTTACGCCCACCAGCATCAAGTGGCGGGGCCTGCTTAAACGAAATGGTGGGCGGTGGCAGGCTCGAACTGCCGACCCTCGGCTTGTAAGGCCGATGCTCTCCCAACTGAGCTAACCGCCCCTGGCTCTAGCCGAAGACCCCGCGACAGCGGAGAGTTCGTCCGGTGACCGCACCCGTCAGTGGGTGACCAGGCCTTTTTCGTCCTTGTCGCCGTCACTGGCCGGCGCCGGGGTCGGCGTCATGGCAAGCGGCAGCTGGTTGACTGGTTTCTCGTTGATAAACACCGAGTCACGGCCATCGGGAAGTTGCAGCGCGGTGTTGAGCACGGTGTCTACTTCTTCGACCGGTACCATCTCGACAGCTTTGCGAACCGTGGCCGGGATGTCGGCAACGTCCTTGCTGTTCTCGGCCGGCATGAGGACCTTCTTTATGCCAGCTCGGTGGGCTGCCATGACCTTTTCCTTCAGGCCGCCAATAGGAAGTACCCGGCCCCTCAGGGTAATCTCGCCCGTCATCGCCACGTCGGGGTCTACCGGCAAGCCGGTAAGCGCCGAGACCAGCGAGGTGGCCAGGGTGATGCCGGCCGAGGGTCCGTCCTTGGGGATGGCCCCCTCGGGAACGTGGATGTGAACGTCTACCTTCTGGTAGAAATCATCGGCCAGGCCCAGCTCGTAGGCCCGTGATCTCACGTAGCTCATGGCTGCCT from Candidatus Binatota bacterium encodes the following:
- the rplM gene encoding 50S ribosomal protein L13; this translates as MQKVTRSLSVEEARDARKWYVVDAEGLVLGRLATRIAHVLRGKHNPAFTPHVDCGDFVVVTNASKVVLTGNKLQGKKYYRHSGFPGGITETTAGRLLETRPEQVIEKAVVGMLPPGRLGRRLALKLKIYAGEEHPHVAQAPEQLPV
- the rpsI gene encoding 30S ribosomal protein S9 — protein: MAIIGKTLRARGAAAADSGSADSGKRKAVSPANEATGRRKSAVARVSLVAGDGKVTVNQRTQEDYFPRPTARMIIAQPFELTGTAGSYDLSVRVRGGGVSAQASAVRHAVSRALIELQPDLRPALKKAGYLTRDAREVERKKYGHHKARKRPQFSKR